TGACGCAAAGTGTGGTTGGGGTTTGAACACAAAATTCAGACAGAGGAAGTCTGGACTTTGCCCCTTCGGTAATTATgcacttttctttaaaaaaaagacgAGAAACAGACAAACAATATTATTGTTTTGAAAAAACACTGTCAGCAAAACAGATTTAATAGTGCCCTGTTAGTGCCACTTTAAATGTACGACGTGTAAATCGGTATGTCAAATTAAGCTGCATTAATACATTAATGCTTCTGTAATAGCAAACCGATAACCGTTGCCGTGAGAGGCGCATTAGTAAACCTGAAAGGCACAAAAACAATCGACGAGACATCACGGATTTTGACTGCGCCTGCTCGGCTCTGGATAAGTGTCTTATTTGttcatattattttatttattttatttatttgtatgcCTACATTCGCCCTGATGCCTtactgtagggggggggggggggtttagaTTGAGAGAACGTACAAAACAAAGCAGGGAGTCACAATtcaaagaacaagaagaaaaaagaaacaagagcgagaaacaaataaaacaaaagcatgcCCAATACATGGGTAGACAGGAACATATAGATACAGTGCATAGAATGATTACAGTGGCATCAAAACAATCAATGTGAGCAGTTACAAATTATGATCAGCTGTGCACAAGGGCAGCCAGAGCGCAGCTGCAAACATTTGACTAGGCGCGGATACAACACAGTGTCAGGCAGGGCGTTCCCCTCTGCAATTATCTGTCAAAGAAATGACACCTGAAACGTAGATGGGCGGCATGAATACTCTcggatttccttgtttttgtcCCTTCTTCTAGATTTCTACGTGGGGAGGGCTGAAGCTGCCGATCACTTGCCCCCTCCACACAGGCAATCTGCTTTAGGAATGAACATTTTGAAAAGGTGCGTCAAAGTAACAGAGTGTACCACGACACAGAGCTCCTTGAAATTCACTGATATCGTAGCAATAGGAATTGGTCACCAAGCGTACGGAACGATTTTGCATTGCCTCCAAGTTATTAATAAGGACTTTAGTGTTCGGATCCCAGACCAAAGAAGTATATTCGAGTATGGAATACACGTTAGAAAACTATTGAGTTGATTTAACGTCAAGTGGAGCTTTTAATAAAGTTTAGAACACGCCGTGATTGTAAAGGGGTGAACTccacatgctttctttttctatttaagctctgatgagaaaaagaaacatacaggTATTTTGGATGATCTAGCTTTTCGATTAGTACGTTCTCAAGATGGTAGTTGCAAAAAATGTTAACTCGCTTTCTGCTGAAGTGACTGTGCCTACATTTCGTGGTATTGAGGTTCATGTGCCTTTTCCGGTACCAATCAAGAATTCTATCAAGGTCAGCCTTCAAAggaaagcatcatcatcatttttatGTCCGTATAAACGACGCACTCATCTTCGTATAACCTAATGTGAGAAGTTATTTATTTAGCGGTAACAGCGAGCATTCTCGAATATTCATGCTGAAGGGACCAACGAGTGAGCAAGCTTAGAAAACATTTCCTGTTCCAGGACGGCTCGAACACGACAGACTACTACTTttcaatccgtgacgtcacattgacgcaCCATCTCGAGAAATTCGTCGTGGTATGAAGAAAACGTGCTCGGAAACGATATACTTAGTAAAGAAATGAATGTTTAAAGCGAGCGATCATGAGTACGGCCCCTGTAGTAGCACGGCAGAGGTTTCGCTATAGAAACACACCTGTCGAGATGCCCGTAGAGTTGGAGAGGACCCGGACATTCATTCTGAGTGGTCGCCCGGAGCCAGCTGTTTCTCCGTTCATGAACTCTGCAACTGGATCCAGCGAACAAATAAATACGTGTTATAAGCAGCCACATGGTCGTTGAACTCGTTGAAGCGGTTATGTAGCTACATGGTTGTGCTGCTGGcccggaggttgtgggttcggcaaCCCGCTGAGGCGGCTCTAGTTCAACGGGGTTCGAATGTAAAAGCCGCTTCTGTACTCGAGCtttgcgtgcacgttaaaaaattaCAGGCTTTCAAAGTGAATCAGTAGCCCGTCCAAACAGTTTCTTTTAGATGATTTTTGTGGGCTCGAAACGGTAAGTGAAACAGGTAAATCACATGCTTGAATCAATTTCGCAATGCGTACTATTGGCGGAGCATTATTATCGATTTGTTCTCCATACACCTGCCTGAATGACAGCCATAAAAGAAGGCGAAGGGCGAAGCAGAAGTATGTCTCAAACGCACGTTACACCCACACATGCACATGCACGTGTGCGCAAAGCACTATGCTCCTACGGTACCACGCAAATACATGGGCTTCGACGCTGAAGGTTGCAAGGAAACGGTGAAACAGTGAGAAAGAACACACAACATATCTCAAAAGAGGAATCGTCataatcaacatcaacatcatcatcatcttcaacaGCCAattattatgtccactgcaggacggtcTCTCCCATCAATCCTTGATTGCTAATCATCCATTTTTTAAACATTCTGCCCACTACGTAGTTAACTGCCGTCTtcaactgcgctttccttccttcGGCTCCCATTTTATAATTCTGACAAATCACCAGTTGGCAGACCAGTTATTATCATTTAACAGACCCCCAGTAACAGACCACCAATATCTGCACTAGGCATTATGTGGCTTGCTGAGTTACATTTCTCCCTCTTATTACCAGATTAGCGGCTAAGTCCGTTTGCTCGCTAATCCCCACCACCGTGTTGCTGTCTTCTAACTTTACGGTTAGCATATTTAGTTCCATCGATAGTTGCACGttttttaacttgttctcaagcttctttgttaatctcAATTTCTGCTACATATGATAACACCGGTAGAGTGCGAttattgtgcacttttctttgcaaCGACACTGGTAAGCTCCCAATGATGATTTGCTAATGCCTGCCATATGtactgcaacccatttttattaatcTGTAGTTtatctgtgagtaattgacctagataaataTACCCTTTCGAAGGTTTTATGCAGGCTGACTGCCAATCGTGAATTGTTGTTAATTTGCCAGGATACTGGACATTACCTTCGTCTTCTGCGAATTAATTTTAGTTTCTCGGCTTAGGTCCTCAATCATCTGTTGCAGTTGATCCCCAGCATTGCTGATCAGGTCATTGTCATCTGCAAACCTTAGGCTGGTGAGATATTCGCCACTAATCTTCACTACTAATCCATTCCCAGTCTGAAATTTGAATACTACTTCCATGTGTGCCGTGAATATCATTGGTGGGATTTGAATATAGAGcaatacgaaggttgtgggttcggtgccctccagtgacaagttatcttttcgtcgaCACACATTTCCCTTTCCTTCATTATTtttacatttcagtttcaaccagaGATAATTACCCGAATGCTTTTTTGGCTTCATTTCTTGTTGGAATCATATTCATATTGGATAGATTGATTCTCGTTGACTGACCCGTTTCGTCATCGGCATTTTTCCATTTTCCTTGTGGAGAAGGGCAGTACCTGTGGACGTTTTATATATATTTGCTAAGACATTCATGTATGCTATATGTACGCCTTGATTATGaaatgcctctatggctgctagtatctccactgaatcaaatgctttctcgtaatcttTCAAATCCGTATAGAGGGGTTGATTGTACTCAGCacatttctcaattacctgatccATGACATGCATGGGGTGGATTGTAGAAATTGTGGCCCCCACCATGGTGATTCTCTCAAAAGCGCTGTACAACAAACCAACGCACCAGTCGGACAAAGCGACGGTAGCGACAATGCGCGCTGGACACAGCGAGTTGTCTTGCTAGACACTACTGAAGTATTTACTTGTGACACTGACATTATCAACGAGCATTGAGCAATTAAAGTGACTCTATGGGTCGCGTTTTTCATTGTTGTATGCATTGTATATTCTAGCTAGCAGTATGACAGTGAGCCACTTTACCAGCGCACTACATTCGTTAACTCCATAGTACAACAGTGCTCAGCTTTCAGGTAACTGCTGGGCGCCTACTCTTGCACGAGACACACAGTATTAGAACCCGCACATTACGAAACGTGGGAGAAATGTACTACGCTTACAGCACGGTTCCCTTTATAACTTCAACGTTTATCGTACACGGCGGACCTTTTACAGCGCTTCCTTGCCTGCAAGGAAGCTCTACCGGAATATGGTCTCCTTTATTCCGCTACATACAACGTGGCAGCCGTTAAACAAACACCATTTTGGATGAGGCAACTGTATGTTTATTTAGAACGACCTAGAATTGTGCTGAGCGAAGCAGCATCTTCAAATCCGTGCGCTTTCTTATTAACCACTTCATCACCTCTGTTCCCaccatgatgatgacgatgataatgatgatgacttattggcAACAACTTTAAAACGGAGCGATGATAAATACCCACCTAGACCGCTTGAGCTAACCAGTAATGctcaacatgtttttttttattctagcattTTGTACAAACCTCTTTTCACTGCCTTAAAACTTCTATATCTAGTTATCGAAGCATTTGCCATCACCTAACATGGTCCTTAACGCATAAGTTAAATATGCAATCCATCCAGCTACTAGACAAAGAAATTGCGTACCTGCAAATATAACCAATCTCCACCCACCTGCAATGTCGTCTATCTTTTCATGGTTTCACGTCATTTATCTATTTACTATTACTTCTCTGCCTATATATTCTGCGCTCGCGCAATAAACATACTTGTGGGAACtcagcgcctgtgtcgtgtgcctcttttctgtgtcccgttatcagcgctgtttgctaaagaatgtGTTCTATATCTATAAGCCGGTAACAGATCCGGTCCTATCAATCTCCTCCCTGCCTTCTTTCCACCAATacgctaaacgtctcttgcttatattgactgctgaccggttgatgcttccgtccactttaagtaCAAGTGCTTCTGTAAGGTGTAAGCTGTAGGTGTACAGGGTGAATtctttcgcattccattaggatgcgtACATGCTCTTGTATGCTCTTTCCTTAGGCAAGCAGCTCGAACCTCAAATAGCAAAGCACTTCCCTTTGTGTTTTCGTGAAGAGTATCCGTTCTAAtttatttcttctcattcttgtaaatctctatGTCTTTTTTGTTTCTATTCTTTGCATCTAGTTCGCTGCCTCTGTTTCtggcactttctttttgatgatttCCAGTTTCTAATTTACGCTTTCAATTACCCTCTACTCGATTGCCAACATTTCTGTTCTCTGCCTGTGTTCTGTGTTcccgcttttcaggtacagatagtTGTGCACTTTATCCGCTCATTTATTTTGATCGACTTActgagtctttcttcaagaccaaattttgctctgcgcttctcctACTTCAAAACAGGCCCAAAatatgtcaccctgcactgcctcattagTGGTTTTACCCAGAGTTCCCAAAGCCAAACGGTCTGCCGATCATTTGTCAACTTCCAACACCGACAAGATACCCGAGTTTAAGCATATAATAGCATTCGCGAACGTTAGCACTGGCACCATCACTCATTTCAGGATTCTgagcaccacctcatatttattgtagccccaaagtGCTTTATGTATGATTATTGCTGCGTTTCACTTCACCAtcattttcagattatcttggggGTAGCTTGAGTAAGTATTTCCTTCGTCTATGCATACGCACAGGTATCTATATCGCTTGATTATGGGTATGAATTGTTGTTGTATTGATGTCAcctaattactcgtctcttcatcaAAGATCACAGTTCccaatttctctgtgctaaactgtGCTAGACCATGTTGATCATCCGCCGCGCCACCTGCAGGCGCTGAAAAGTGCGAACACCTTGCACAAattatggcctccaagattgtgCGGCGTGTGATGAATCCCGGAGGCCACGCACCGACTCACTTTGTTCGTCCGCGTCCATAAGCTGCTCCGTCACGTTCGCGTCGTCCACGAGAGCGTAGTGGGCGAGGAGGAACTGGTAGAAGTCGTCAACGTCGTCCTCTTCCAGCGATTGCAGGGCACTGGCGAATTCCTTCACTTCAGGGTTCACTGTGATCTGGCCCGAACGAAGCAACGTTATTTGCTCGCAGTACACcaacagcacttttttttttcctttttcgagCAACTTTACCATCTTTGCCCTATTTTGTAACCGAAGTGAAAAATCTGTATTTTGTGTTTCTGTATGATAAAGGCAAGAATTAAGAGAACAAGATGAGAGTGGAGTTCTCAGCAGCACATCGAATTACTTGTTTCATAACCTGCAAGCAAATTGAGAGGTTGCAGGTAGCGTATGTATCTCTGTACCTCATTCACATTTATAAAGGCGCCAAGTATGGCTACAAATCTTTTAAAATAATTGTTATTACACCTTGGACTGGTTATATCGTAGGCAGCACGCTGCGAAAATACGCACCGATGCCTAATATCGGCGTATGCGACACATGGACATTCGGGAAATATGAGCGAGATAATATGTTAATCTGCGGGAGCGAGTAACCATACCTAACCATAGTTGCCAAGACTCATATTCCTGATATTAATCTTggtgtttgttgtttgtttctttctatgtgGCATTACTGAATTATGATTAATAAGCATTAAAATTCCTGCAACAATAATTGGAACAGACAGGGTTAAAAGAAGCCGCTTTCCGTAGATATATCCATTATGCCTCTTCAAATGGGTCATCACAATGAAGCCGGCATTACCTGGTACAACAAATCGCTATGTTCATTGGCCTTATTACAAACATCATATATGCCCAACATATCTCAAACACGAAGAACATTACATATACATGAGTATGCTTTAAAACCCgtttcttaaataaaaaaaaatatttccaaatAGCTTTTCTTAATAACTAAAATTTAACATTAGCATACACTTCTACAAACTATTTTCGATGACACTGACTTTAACAATGAACATGAAAATTACATTTTGCAATACGCTGCAGATACATTGTATAATGTGTCTGGGTGATCTATTCTAAGAGAAGCATATTATAAAAACTGGACTGAAGAAGTGTTACGATGTTTTCGTCACTATTCCTTCTTTCAGCAGAGTGGAGACTAAATGGTCGAGTAGCCGTCGCAGTCCGTTCGCTAATTACCTTATATTCGGTAATTAATATTTAATTACATATTTGGCTGTGGTATTTGGCTATTACGAAAATTTACATCAGATACAGAAAAGGTTTAAACTTTAACGGCAAATTCCCAGAAAATCATCTAAGATTGACGGAGTGTCCTGGGAACAAAGTTTTTGTTCTAAGTTATTGATGCATGGGATTCAAGGGGTAACTTAAATGTGGGGATTTTTTCGATCTCAATTTGCATCGCGACGAATTCTCAGAGCTTCGAAAACAAATACTTACTTCTACTGCGAACAGAGCAGGTGCTTCTGCAGTGACGTCGTACTTCCGTGAGAAGGAAACCGGTACGCCGACGCCGTAGTCGAAGGAAAGCTGCATCATGCGGTGAAGCGGATCCTCGGCGGGATCGTCCGCCATGCGGCGCAGGTCCAGGTTGAAGAGTTGCAAGAAAGACAGCACGTCCTGCACGCCGTCTGCCGGGTTCCAGGCGTACTCGAGACACGACTTCATGAGTTCTAGGCCGTCTGCTTCACTGGTTGTGCGTTTCTCTCGAAAGGTTGCGTCGCCTGCCCTGTTTCCGCTGTTTCCGTCGATGGTCGCCACAGGCTGCGAATAGGGTTCACCAACTAACTTTCCTTAAAATACATTTCGCATTCTGTAGGTATCAATTGATGATGGTCCACAAATGTATCATCCTctgtattaataataataataataataataataataataataataataataataataataataataataataataataataataataatcgtcgtcgtcgtcagcttTTATGTCAACTCTGTTAATAAAGGCCTCGCTCCAcaacatgctttctttttcaacgCATCTCATCCGCTATAAACATTTGACGACTGTAAGATGTCTAATGTTTGGTTGCAATATATCGGCGTTGGAATCATTTAGCAGCCGGAGCTAAATATATTGTCATTTGCACAAAGTGATGCTCACAATTTGACAATGCGTAAATGGCGCAAGAGAGACCAAAGCGTGGGCTAAGCAAATGAACTAGAAGCGCGCTAGTTCAAAATAACTTTAGAGATTGATGGCAACGACCGGAAGGGGGTTTGTCAGATGACATTTACGTTTGTGAGTAATAGAGTGATACTCATACATACGAAGTCGAGACAAGGCTTCAACGACGTCTGAATTTAATGGGTTCTCAAATAGAAAAAGAATAGAAAGCCTACGTTGGAGCACGAGATTGCGATTGTGTACCTTGAAGGCCGATGACAAAacctacgctttttttttttcatattgattTATATGCTCTCAAATCACTTCACACGTATATTTTCAAATTTATGTTTATATATCCCTCTTTATtcgaaagaaagcttcgtttcgaTACAGTGCTTTGAAGGTCTTCTTTCTGTGTTCATTGTAGAAGGAAGTTATTCCATTTCATTGAATTACAGCAAACCCTCGCTATAATGAATTGGGAAAGCAACTTCGTTATAGGCGCTATTTCGTTAAAAGCAGAAAGGCCCCAATGAGGACTCGTAGTAAAGTGGGAACGACAATCCAATTGTTCCGAGTCCCGTAAAACGAAGAACATTGAAGTATACTTGCGCTCAACAAGAAGCACACGTTAACAGTGCGAGATATTGATGACGCCTGTCAGCAGCTGCCGTTTATGATCGTATAATAGAGCCACCATCACAAATATCTGCAGCCACGTGGTAGAATGGCCTTAGAACTCTGAGTGTCCAAGTTAACACGAAGCAATGCGAAGTGCCGCAGTGTACGCTACATGGACCTGTCTTATGCGGCTTTCATACTTCAGGCTAAGCGGAGTCAAGCGGCACTCAACTGCACTGCAGACGTCGTAAACAGCTAATAAAGCGATTTCGTTAGAACGAGATATCTCGAAAGTACAGTGGAATATTGCACGAGGAGTTGCCCCAGCAGAATTTGCTGCAAGCGCTCAATTTAATATTTAAGAGTAGTATGAGATCGAAACAGAGAAATCCCCTAACTTGCACAGCACGGCGAGCGTCACAAACCTTGGGTGGGCTGAGGTCAAAGCTGGGGAATGCGACCGACGCGTGGCATACAAACGTGTTCCGCTCCTTGCACGGGTCCGCCTGACTGCCAACCGTCGCGTCGAACCAGTCCTTCATGTGGCGGCACAGTGGAGTGTTGCACTTGGCTTCACCGCCTTCTGTGGTCGCCAGACGTGGCGCGGCGTAAGTTTCGCCGCCTGGAACAGGTAGATAGTAGAGTTGACGGGGCATGGATATGGTTCACATATAAATTTCTCGTTACGGCAAGACGACACCTGTTACTCCCTTTCTCCCACCGCTCTGATACAAAGGTGcaacgtctgtctgtctgtctgtctgtctgtctgtctgtctgtctgtctgtctgtctgtctgtctgtctgtctgtctgtctgtctgtgtctgtctgtctgtctgtctgtctgtctgtctgtctgtctgtctgtctgtctgtctgtctgtctgtctgtctgtctgtctgtctgtctgtctgtctgtctctctctctctctctctgtctcttatgTTCACCTGCTTCTTTCTTCTGCTGCTGTTCCACCTGTCCAGCTGACGTCACCGGCTCTACCTCATTCGTCTCAGCGTCGAGAGCCGGCGTCATCATACCGATATGTGGCCTTGCTCTACGCCGCACCTTGTCTTGAGGTGCCTCCGTGGCTCTCCGAGCGAGTGGTCTCTGGACAACTTCTTCCGTTGTCTGCGACACAGTTCAGTGAAAATGAATCAACGCGATATTTTCACTATCAAATATTTACTCGGTTTTCTCCTGAAGGCCCTCTACTTAGAATCAAGAAGCAAGAGAGACACGTGTAAACAGTTCTTCCGGTTAAACCATTGTCTCGACTTCGCTGAAATATTGCATAGACTTAGCGCATTCATTATTCAATTCATTCCTCCGTTTAGACAGAAGGTGGCACAGATTTAGAAGAAGATACACATACAATGTTTTACTTTTGCCACGAAGATGAAGGCAAGACGAGCTCGCAGACGCTGTGTACGCACGCGGATGACTTTAGGCGGTTGAGCAGACAAGTCTACGGGTTCGGAGATCTTGCGCTTGTGTCAGATTGCCAGGTACAGTCGAACGCCTCTGTAACGAAGAGCTTGGGCCCCAAGAAATTATTCGTTATACAGTTCACTTTGTTGTAAGAAGTCGCGCACTGCACAGCTAACAATGGAATTGGAACATAATTATTCCTTCGCTATACAGGTCGTTGCGTTGTAGTAGCGATCGCTGTAAAAGCGCTTGACTGTAGACCGCACTTTACTGATACCAATTTAAGTTTCGGATTGCCCGCCCACAGCTCCACAGCGGCTGAAAAGCAAAGTGTTTAGCAAGAAACTTTCGCAATGGTATGGCTTGGTTCGCACTATGCCAAGCAAAACTGAAGAATACATAACCTAGTTCATCCCAAAATGCTGCTTAGATAACGCTTCTTTTTAGGCAATAAAAAAAACTTACACTGTTTTTAAGCATAGCTAAATGACAGCGCATTATTGACAAGGAAAGACCACAGAAACGAGGCACAGAGGGCACTGTGTGTCTTATTTCTGCGGTCTTGCCTAATCTTTATTGTGCTGTGATTTACCTATATTTATGCAagaccaactaggcccaaatttTTGTTTGTGACACTTGTGGACGTACTACTTCTTTGTATGATGCTTGTTTCCGTGGAGGCGAGCACTACAATATGTTTAGTGATTGAGGAAATCCCGATTTCTTCTTAAAACAGAAATGTTTTATTGCTCGGAATTCATTGTAGAGGCTGACTAGAAGATATGTATGGTAATCCACGTAACCCCTGTTCTGTCAGCGTATTGCACAAGCCTGAGAACGACGTCCCAttcaagaacaggggggggggggggggatcggaAGCATTCATTCTTTCAGTGGATCTCGATTTTGAACGTGCAGGTTATCTTGTCCTCAGTGGGTCGCTGTAGGCAACGGCGAACATTACACAGCACATCGCTTTCCCGCCAATACTAAAGGTATTGCAATGTATTACATTCTGCATTTATTACTTTTAGGAGCTAACTACCATGTAGTTTTACGTGTGCGCACTTCGCGTCTGTAGCTTTGCCGGCATACCCAGAAAAAGTTGTGCGTGAGTATAgtcagagttccctctactaTAATCTTAATCTATGGTTGGTGACAACCTAAAAATAAATGGTTATATATACGCTGTCTAACCCAAACACCATTTGCCTAGATGCGCCAGCCTATTAGGGTCGCCTACTTTCGTGACGCCAAGAAGCTTTGCCTGTTTAAAACGGCTGTTTTCTCCCCGCAGATCTGTGTTTGTTTCAATGGCTTTAAGCTGAAATCTGAACGTGTCCAGAAATACGCATATTATGAGTGATTCTGACATCAGTGCTCAGTCAAAGGTAGTGTTTTAGCTTGAAACAACGAGCGTTTATTTTACAGGTAGCCTAGCATTTACATTAGTAGATGAATGTCATTAGTCCGTGAGTGGACTCCAGGTGTCTCGGCTCTATTTGAGACGGGAGAAGGTGCATCTCATCTTTTTTGGTGGGTGGAGCTTGTactgaattcttaggttgtcaacGACTATATAGTTGTGAGTGTACGCTGCATGTACTTCATTGAACGTAGGCTTTTCCTTTGGTGCAGCTTCTCGTCGCTGctagtatcaatcaatcaatcaatcaatcaatcaatcaatcaatcaatcaatcaatcaatcaatcaatcaatcaatcaatcaatcaatcaatcaatcaatcaatcaatcaatcaatcaatcaatcaatcaatctccaTACAAAAGTGATGACACAGAGGTCTGAAAAGAAAAGCTGCATAGACGATTGAAATCACACTTAATATTAGCATTTAATGATTAATGCTTAATTTCGTTTCACATGTGTTCCACAACGTAAGCGGAACATATTTACGAAAATAATCCACTGAGTCAGTGGAGCTTGCAGGTAAATGAGATGAAGAGTGCAGGGAATCGAGGTATTGAAATACAAATGGCAAATAAGTCGCCCGAGGTAGCCTATGAAAGCCTGCGACTCTGCACAGGGTAGAGACGAAATACCTCTTAACGCTTTCTAGTGCAAATGCCTCTTTAGTGTGACACCAGGGAAGGTTCGGTACTCGCTTCCGAATGCGAAACTGTACTCGCCAGTTCTTCGTTTTGAGGTGGGGCCGTCTCGGGAATACCAAAGGGACCCCTTTGACGAGAGCCCCGGAACGATTTGGTGTCAGATGTCTGCAACGAAAGAAAGCAGCACACAAGTTTTCTAAATTTATGCGGAGTTAGCATAATTAGGCAACTGAAAATGAGCCTCTGTAGGGCTTGCAAGAGTGCCTAGGTGGGATCTTTTTTTTTGGAAGCTCGCGAAGTTGGGAGACCCGCTTTAGCATcagctttctgaaaaaaaaatgaagaatggGACAGAAACGATTCGCGATTGCTTGTCGAAAACAAACGATAGCATTCCAGGCAGAGTCGCTGGGGACACGCTGCTGGGGAGACCGATCGAAATATCCGTTATTAAATTCTAGGAGGTATGTGGGCGTGGTACCACCGCACTGCAGACCACCACCATACTTCTTTCATAGTCCTAGCACCTTAGAGAGGCAGAAAATTAATTGattggtaaataaaaaaaatatttaaatgaaATCAAAGAATCATCGAATTATACAAACAGATGTTCACTTCCGTCAGCAGATTATAGGTCAAATATATATTCTAAATTTCCACTTGGTTTTTATTCATCAATGCTGGCAGCAGCCGTTTAAAATAACACGCAGACAAAATAATTTTTTACTACACCGATGAATACATGCTTCACATCACTTAAAACAAAAGACACGTAATTGAAAATACAACG
Above is a genomic segment from Dermacentor andersoni chromosome 8, qqDerAnde1_hic_scaffold, whole genome shotgun sequence containing:
- the LOC129383397 gene encoding uncharacterized protein, whose protein sequence is MTPALDAETNEVEPVTSAGQVEQQQKKEAGGETYAAPRLATTEGGEAKCNTPLCRHMKDWFDATVGSQADPCKERNTFVCHASVAFPSFDLSPPKPVATIDGNSGNRAGDATFREKRTTSEADGLELMKSCLEYAWNPADGVQDVLSFLQLFNLDLRRMADDPAEDPLHRMMQLSFDYGVGVPVSFSRKYDVTAEAPALFAVEEF